TTAATTACGTACCTCTCTCCTAAGCTGATTGGCGGGGAGGCTGCATTCGGAATGTTTAATGATATGGAGATAAAGACGATGAAAGAGGCCAAACACATTCGCTTTCAATCTATAGAGCAGATGGGTGAGGATATTAAAATCATCTCGACTTTGGAAATAGGGTGAAAACGTGTTTACAGGAATTATTGAAGACATTGGGATTGTTCAATCAGTTAATACAGGAAGAAATAGTATGTCCATCTGTATGTCCTCCGACTTAATTACGGAAGACATTCATTTAGGTGATAGTATTTCCGTAAACGGAGTATGCCTGACTGTGACATCATTTACACTGAATTTGTTTACTGTTGATGTCATGCCGGAAACGTTCAACGCTACGAATATTGCTGAGCTCCGGCCTGGTGTCCAAGTGAATCTAGAACGGGCCATGAGTCCATCAGGAAGATTCGGAGGTCATTTTGTTTCAGGTCATATTGATGGAACAGGTTTGATTATGGAAAAAAAACGTCAGGCCAACGCAGTCTATTACAAGATTAAAGCTGAAACTGGAATAAGTGACTATTGCATCACTAAGGGGTCAATTGCCATTGATGGCACTAGTCTAACCATATTCGATGTGACACAGGATGTACTAACCATTTCTCTCATTCCCCATACACTTGAACAATCAGTAATCGGTTCTAAAAAAGAGGGTGAAAAAGTCAATATCGAAGTGGATATGCTTGGGAAATATGTGATTAACAAATTAGAAAAAACAAAACAAACTTCAACGATTACGCATGATTTTTTGATAAAGAATGGTTTTTAAAGAAAGGATGCTGACTTAATGTTTAATGAAATTGAAGAAGCATTGGCTGATTTACAGGCCGGGAAGGTCATCATTCTGGTAGATGATGAAGACCGAGAAAATGAAGGAGACTTTGTTGTTCTGGCTGAGAAAGCTACGCCAGAGGTGATTAATTTTATGGCCACTCATGGACGAGGATTAATTTGTACAACGATCACTGAAGAACGGGCCTTGCGCTTAAACCTCCATCCTATGGTCCATGAAAATACCGATCATCATGGGACGGCATTTACGGTGAGTATTGACCATAAACAGGCGAGTACAGGAATAAGCGCCTTTGAACGTGCGGGAACGATAAGGGAATTATTTAATGATCATTCTGTTGCAGCTGATTTTAAACGACCAGGTCATGTTTTTCCTCTAATTGCTAAACCAGGAGGGGTATTCAATCGACCAGGTCATACTGAGGCGTCTGTTGATCTTGCCGAGCAATGTGGAGCGATACCTGGAGGCGTGATTTGTGAAATTATGAATGAGGATGGGACGATGGCCCGAGTACCGGAATTACAAGTGCTTGCAAAAAAACATGAATTAAAGCTTATTACCATTGCTGACCTGATTCGCTATCGGAAGGAGAGAGAAATGAGTGTTATCAGAGAAGCAGAAGTAAAAATGCCGACTACATATGGTGATTATACGTTAATTGGTTATTCAAATTCCTTTGACCAATTGGAGCACCTAGCACTCGTTAAAGGAGAGTGGAATGAGAATGATGCTGTTCTAGTAAGGATACACTCCGAATGCATGACGGGAGATGTATTTGGTTCTAAGCGGTGTGATTGTGGAGAGCAGCTGCATGCAGCACTTAGCCAGATTGAAGAAGAAGGTGCAGGGGTTCTACTCTATATGCGTCAGGAAGGAAGAGGAATTGGTTTATTCAATAAATTGCGAGCCTATAAGCTTCAAGAAGAGGGATACGATACGGTAGAAGCAAATATTGAACTTGGGTTTCCGGCGGAAATGAGGGAGTATGGGGTAAGCGTTGAGATTTTGCGCGACCTTGGTATAAAACGTTTACGTCTCTTAACGAACAATCCCGACAAAATAACCGGGTTGGCCGGCTGCGATTTAGATATTGTTGAAAGAATGCCCATTCAAATGCCGGCTGTAAAGGAAAATGAAGAGTATTTGGAAACAAAAAAAATAAAAATGGGGCATTTATTTGTCTAAGGGGGAAATGGGTGTGGGAAAAGTATATGAAGCGCAATTAATAGGTACAGGATTAAAGGTTGGTATAGTTGTAGGAAGATTTAATGAACTGATTACGAGTAAACTGCTTGGAGGTGCAATGGATGGCCTGAAGCGACACGGTGTGGAAGAAGAGGATATTGATATTGCCTGGGTACCAGGAGCGTTTGAGATTCCATTCATTTCAAAAAAATTAGCTGAATCAAAAAAGTATGATGCGATTATTGGTTTAGGGACGGTTATTCGGGGATCGACCTCTCATTATGACTATGTTTGTAATGAAGCGGCAAAAGGCATTGCATCGGTTTCTTTAGAAACGGGGATTCCAGTGATTTTTGGTGTGGTGACAACGGAAAATATTGAACAAGCAATTGAACGAGCTGGAACGAAGTCAGGAAATAAAGGGTATGATGCAGCTGTCTCAGCCATCGAAATGGCCAATTTAAGCAGCTTAATAAGTTTTGAATAACCCATATTGCTGTAAAAAGTATATTATGGTATAATATTCCTGTAATTAATGTAATGAAAAGGTGGTGAAAGAGATGAATTGTTCTATTATTTTGCGCGAGCAATGGCTTGATTATATGTATGTTTGCCGTGCAATTTTTCATGATGCAATTGTTCAAGGGGGGAGTCTGTCCTTTTCAAACAACTGCATAATGAGAATAGAACGATAAGATGTCTCTTCACCTGCTTACTATAGAATGAGCAAAGGGGCCTTATTAAAGGTCCTTTTTTGTTCGTTTTACCCTACTAGGAACCTATGATGCCTAGTAATAAAAAGATCGCAGAGAAGCATGGACTTCTTCTTGCGGTCTTTTTTTGTACCTAAAATTAGAGGAGTGAAATAGATGATTATATGCGGATTACAACATATTAGTAAAATGTTTGGCGGGGACCCTTTATTTGAGAACCTTTCGTTGGAAGTGCAAGAAGGCAGCCGAATAGGTCTTGTCGGAAGTAATGGCAGTGGAAAGAGTACAATCTTGAAAATAATAGCTAGAGAAGAAACAGTTGACAG
The Peribacillus sp. FSL H8-0477 genome window above contains:
- the ribE gene encoding riboflavin synthase, which encodes MFTGIIEDIGIVQSVNTGRNSMSICMSSDLITEDIHLGDSISVNGVCLTVTSFTLNLFTVDVMPETFNATNIAELRPGVQVNLERAMSPSGRFGGHFVSGHIDGTGLIMEKKRQANAVYYKIKAETGISDYCITKGSIAIDGTSLTIFDVTQDVLTISLIPHTLEQSVIGSKKEGEKVNIEVDMLGKYVINKLEKTKQTSTITHDFLIKNGF
- the ribH gene encoding 6,7-dimethyl-8-ribityllumazine synthase — encoded protein: MGKVYEAQLIGTGLKVGIVVGRFNELITSKLLGGAMDGLKRHGVEEEDIDIAWVPGAFEIPFISKKLAESKKYDAIIGLGTVIRGSTSHYDYVCNEAAKGIASVSLETGIPVIFGVVTTENIEQAIERAGTKSGNKGYDAAVSAIEMANLSSLISFE
- a CDS encoding bifunctional 3,4-dihydroxy-2-butanone-4-phosphate synthase/GTP cyclohydrolase II — its product is MFNEIEEALADLQAGKVIILVDDEDRENEGDFVVLAEKATPEVINFMATHGRGLICTTITEERALRLNLHPMVHENTDHHGTAFTVSIDHKQASTGISAFERAGTIRELFNDHSVAADFKRPGHVFPLIAKPGGVFNRPGHTEASVDLAEQCGAIPGGVICEIMNEDGTMARVPELQVLAKKHELKLITIADLIRYRKEREMSVIREAEVKMPTTYGDYTLIGYSNSFDQLEHLALVKGEWNENDAVLVRIHSECMTGDVFGSKRCDCGEQLHAALSQIEEEGAGVLLYMRQEGRGIGLFNKLRAYKLQEEGYDTVEANIELGFPAEMREYGVSVEILRDLGIKRLRLLTNNPDKITGLAGCDLDIVERMPIQMPAVKENEEYLETKKIKMGHLFV
- a CDS encoding RAxF-45 family protein, producing MNCSIILREQWLDYMYVCRAIFHDAIVQGGSLSFSNNCIMRIER